In Candidatus Eremiobacterota bacterium, a genomic segment contains:
- a CDS encoding efflux RND transporter permease subunit yields the protein MNISEFSVRRPVAITMFFLIVMLLGVMAFTKLKIDYFPDMTFPLIAVFTAYPGAGPVEVENEITRKIEEGVSTVRHLKHVRSTSKENLSVVMVEFEWGVNMDYAAQEVRDKIDPVIEDLPDDAKRPTLLKFDPNVVLPFLMITVEGPQNMRDLKYLTDTIVKKQLEKINGVGAVSSMGGLTREILVEVDENKLRSYHIPVQEVSRALKAENIRLTGGRLDEGESELQIRTQGEFRNPEEIENIAVAIRNGQAIRMRDVARVLDTTKDARNRIRMDGKEIVACQMTKQSVANTVEVAERVRKAIPEIEKMLPAGTKLEIAFDQSRFIRYAIDNTQAVAVEGGLLAVLIIFLFLSSGRSTIIIAISIPISIIATFVLMHFKGMTINVITLGGLTLGIGRIVDDSIVVLENIHRHIERGLPPMKAAIEGAREVGLAVMASTFTTIAVFVPILYAGGLAQQLFSPMAMSISFALFASLAVALTLIPMMSSRLMKHGLIETNLTMMPSLSELENAEAKQQETTKGFTRIIDLWQGLFRRIEALYRRMLYWCLSHRPAVLALAAISLIAGFILQSMVGIEFVKNEDQSQVIIMTECPPGTALHVMDRKMKRIYDEARTYPEARRVMGLSGEDEVALGKMMSKGSRTGTLFMILKPPGERKKSQAELEDQMRKLLATIPGLKAKVMQISTAQQGGGADLELKIFGNDLETLSRLAEELKAKFGKVPGVTQADLSWEAGNPEYQIMLDREKAGAYGIPVAQVASTVRTLVKGEDVTKYREKGEEFDITVRARKSDRRWVESVEETELLSPTGAIVPLKEIASVVKSRGPSELTREDRQRNISVTAGKTSRPLGDITRDLKKILSGTIFPPGYTWKFGGQEEQLQEAFLSLAMALIAGILLIYFILAAQFESLVHPFTIMLAIPLEVVGVFLALFITREPFSVSAFLGVLMLTGIVVSNSILLVNYINILRERGIARRQAILEAGPVRLRPILMTAIATVFAMIPMAMAIREGSETFRPLAIAVIGGLLASTFLTLLVVPVAYSLVDDIGIKLGLIKKGADGNAQ from the coding sequence TTGAACATCTCGGAGTTCTCAGTCAGGCGCCCCGTAGCCATCACCATGTTCTTTCTCATAGTCATGCTCCTGGGAGTGATGGCCTTTACGAAGCTCAAGATCGATTATTTCCCCGACATGACCTTCCCCCTCATTGCCGTCTTCACCGCATACCCCGGCGCAGGCCCCGTGGAAGTGGAAAACGAGATCACCAGGAAAATCGAGGAGGGCGTGAGCACTGTCCGGCATCTCAAGCATGTGCGCTCCACCTCCAAGGAGAATCTTTCTGTCGTCATGGTGGAATTCGAGTGGGGAGTCAACATGGATTACGCGGCCCAGGAGGTGAGAGACAAGATCGATCCCGTCATAGAGGATCTGCCCGATGACGCGAAACGCCCCACGCTTCTGAAATTTGATCCCAACGTTGTGCTCCCTTTCCTCATGATCACCGTCGAGGGGCCCCAGAATATGAGGGATCTGAAATACCTCACCGATACCATCGTCAAGAAACAGCTTGAAAAGATAAATGGTGTCGGGGCCGTGAGCTCCATGGGAGGGCTCACGAGAGAGATCCTTGTGGAAGTCGATGAGAATAAGCTGCGATCCTATCACATTCCTGTCCAGGAGGTCTCGCGGGCCCTCAAGGCGGAGAACATCCGCCTCACCGGAGGGCGCCTTGACGAGGGGGAATCGGAGCTCCAGATCCGCACCCAGGGAGAATTCCGGAATCCCGAAGAGATAGAGAATATTGCCGTAGCCATCAGGAACGGCCAGGCCATCCGCATGCGCGACGTGGCCCGCGTGCTGGACACGACAAAAGACGCAAGGAACCGCATACGCATGGATGGGAAGGAAATAGTTGCCTGCCAGATGACCAAGCAGTCAGTGGCAAATACGGTGGAAGTTGCGGAGCGCGTCAGGAAAGCAATCCCGGAAATTGAGAAGATGCTCCCGGCAGGGACAAAGCTCGAGATTGCCTTTGACCAGTCCCGCTTCATCCGCTACGCCATAGACAATACTCAGGCTGTCGCCGTTGAAGGAGGGCTCCTCGCAGTCCTGATAATATTTCTTTTCCTTTCAAGCGGACGCTCGACGATCATCATCGCCATCTCCATACCTATCTCAATCATAGCCACCTTCGTGCTGATGCACTTCAAGGGAATGACGATCAATGTCATCACCCTCGGGGGACTCACGCTGGGCATAGGGAGAATTGTTGACGATTCCATAGTCGTCCTTGAGAATATCCACCGCCATATTGAGCGCGGCCTTCCCCCCATGAAGGCCGCCATCGAGGGAGCCCGGGAAGTGGGGCTCGCCGTGATGGCCTCAACATTCACCACCATTGCGGTCTTTGTGCCCATCCTCTATGCGGGAGGGCTCGCGCAGCAGCTGTTTTCCCCCATGGCCATGAGCATCTCCTTCGCCCTCTTTGCCTCTCTTGCCGTGGCGCTTACTCTGATTCCCATGATGTCCTCACGCCTGATGAAACATGGCCTGATAGAGACGAATCTCACCATGATGCCCTCATTGAGCGAGCTAGAGAATGCGGAAGCGAAGCAGCAGGAGACAACAAAGGGCTTTACACGAATCATTGACCTGTGGCAGGGGCTCTTCAGGCGCATTGAAGCCCTGTACCGCCGGATGCTTTACTGGTGCCTCTCTCACCGCCCTGCCGTGCTTGCGCTTGCCGCGATAAGCCTCATAGCGGGATTTATCCTGCAGTCAATGGTGGGAATCGAGTTCGTCAAGAATGAAGATCAGTCTCAGGTCATCATCATGACGGAATGCCCGCCCGGTACGGCGCTCCATGTAATGGACCGCAAAATGAAGCGTATTTATGATGAAGCGCGCACCTATCCTGAGGCCCGGAGGGTCATGGGACTCTCGGGGGAAGATGAGGTTGCCCTGGGAAAAATGATGAGCAAGGGCTCCCGTACTGGAACGCTCTTTATGATCCTGAAGCCTCCCGGGGAAAGAAAGAAAAGCCAGGCCGAGCTCGAGGATCAGATGAGGAAGCTGCTTGCCACCATTCCAGGCCTCAAAGCCAAGGTGATGCAGATCTCCACGGCCCAGCAGGGAGGCGGCGCCGACCTGGAGCTCAAGATCTTCGGCAATGACCTGGAAACACTGAGCAGGCTCGCCGAGGAGCTCAAGGCAAAGTTCGGGAAGGTCCCGGGAGTCACCCAGGCAGACCTTTCATGGGAGGCGGGAAACCCGGAGTACCAGATCATGCTGGACCGCGAAAAAGCCGGGGCCTACGGCATCCCCGTCGCCCAGGTGGCATCGACGGTGCGCACCCTCGTCAAGGGTGAAGATGTCACGAAATACCGCGAGAAGGGGGAGGAGTTTGACATCACCGTGCGGGCCCGCAAATCTGATCGCAGATGGGTTGAGAGCGTGGAAGAGACTGAGCTTTTGAGCCCCACGGGCGCTATCGTCCCTTTGAAGGAAATTGCCTCGGTGGTGAAATCCCGGGGGCCCTCGGAGCTCACCAGGGAGGATCGCCAGCGGAACATCTCTGTCACCGCCGGAAAAACCAGCCGCCCCCTCGGTGATATCACCAGGGATTTGAAAAAGATTCTCTCTGGGACCATCTTCCCTCCCGGCTATACCTGGAAGTTCGGCGGCCAGGAAGAGCAGCTGCAGGAAGCCTTTCTCTCGCTCGCCATGGCGCTCATCGCCGGCATCCTCCTTATCTATTTCATCCTCGCGGCGCAATTTGAGTCACTTGTTCACCCTTTCACCATCATGCTTGCCATTCCCCTCGAGGTAGTGGGAGTATTCCTGGCACTCTTCATCACCAGGGAGCCTTTCAGCGTGTCAGCCTTCCTTGGAGTGCTCATGCTGACGGGGATTGTGGTCTCCAACTCCATCCTCCTTGTAAACTATATCAATATCCTTAGGGAGCGGGGCATTGCGAGGCGCCAGGCGATTCTCGAGGCAGGCCCCGTGAGGCTCAGGCCCATCCTGATGACTGCCATCGCGACGGTCTTCGCCATGATCCCCATGGCCATGGCGATCCGGGAAGGATCGGAGACCTTCCGCCCCCTGGCCATCGCAGTCATCGGCGGTCTTCTCGCGTCCACCTTCCTCACCCTGCTGGTGGTGCCTGTGGCCTACAGCCTCGTTGATGACATTGGCATAAAGCTTGGACTGATAAAGAAAGGTGCGGACGGCAATGCACAATGA
- a CDS encoding MarR family transcriptional regulator, with amino-acid sequence MKKKRESSQAEEPEQLDAFIRELLFFDRQLSSLKHHSVTDELTEELHEYRNHLDTICRTGGSARRIENINIFFDICHILSSRQDPLTMGEISHLMNVPLSTATRLIDWIVENGFAKRLSDPDDRRVVRVSLTKEGIELYHALFHFMRQWAVRILVHFTEEEKSLLITLMNKFSGILARENIGSRKQAQRSAP; translated from the coding sequence TTGAAAAAGAAGAGAGAATCGTCTCAGGCAGAAGAGCCCGAACAGCTCGATGCATTTATCCGGGAGTTGCTCTTTTTCGACAGGCAGTTGAGTTCTCTCAAGCATCACTCTGTCACTGACGAATTGACAGAGGAGCTTCACGAGTACCGGAATCACCTGGATACCATATGTCGAACAGGAGGCTCAGCAAGGCGGATTGAGAATATCAATATTTTCTTTGATATCTGCCATATTCTCTCAAGCCGTCAGGATCCGCTCACCATGGGAGAGATAAGCCACCTCATGAATGTGCCCCTCAGCACAGCGACCCGCCTCATTGACTGGATCGTGGAGAACGGTTTTGCGAAGAGGCTCTCTGATCCCGATGACCGCAGGGTGGTGAGGGTTTCACTGACAAAAGAGGGCATTGAGCTCTACCATGCCCTCTTTCACTTCATGAGACAGTGGGCAGTTCGAATCCTGGTGCACTTCACGGAAGAGGAAAAGTCCCTCCTGATAACCCTTATGAATAAATTTTCAGGGATACTGGCCAGGGAGAATATCGGGAGCAGGAAGCAGGCGCAGCGGTCAGCCCCATGA
- a CDS encoding NADH:flavin oxidoreductase yields MENSGIMFREITIGSMAVKNRFVFAAAQDHLDSDPGRRAGRFGSLASGGVGLVISGATDFADIEGWRGAIEAVHKNGGKIAPQIIPDKIKDALPSVVPPECPFFGPALYPYREHRPYTEEEILGFISQYAARAEIAKSLGADGVEIHGAHHAIPMCFLSPLTNRRDDRWGGPLENRLRFHRELLSAVRARVGAEFPVMLKLGVEDAIPGGFRLEEGREAARILSEAGFDAIEVSQGLMNSSLGFEGTPLRPDIRKPEQEAYFRSWSRAVKAEVKKPVIVTGGIFSIETVESVIGSGDADMVSMCRALLREPGLVDRWKSGDTHRATCISCNKCTTELLLKGQPLECFLDLKKSHA; encoded by the coding sequence ATGGAAAACAGCGGGATCATGTTCAGGGAAATCACCATAGGCTCAATGGCCGTGAAGAACAGGTTCGTCTTCGCGGCGGCGCAGGATCACCTGGACAGCGATCCCGGCCGCCGTGCCGGGAGGTTCGGCAGTCTCGCCTCCGGCGGCGTGGGGCTTGTCATCTCAGGGGCGACTGATTTCGCCGACATTGAGGGATGGCGCGGCGCCATTGAAGCAGTGCATAAAAACGGGGGAAAAATTGCACCGCAGATCATCCCCGACAAGATAAAGGACGCTCTCCCCTCGGTAGTGCCCCCTGAGTGCCCTTTTTTCGGTCCCGCCCTCTATCCCTACCGCGAGCACCGTCCTTACACGGAGGAAGAGATTCTCGGGTTCATCAGCCAGTATGCCGCCCGGGCGGAAATCGCAAAGTCTCTCGGGGCCGATGGCGTGGAAATCCATGGCGCCCATCATGCCATCCCCATGTGCTTTCTTTCCCCTCTCACCAACAGGCGTGACGACCGCTGGGGCGGGCCCCTTGAAAACAGGCTCAGGTTTCACAGGGAGCTGCTCTCGGCTGTCCGCGCCAGGGTGGGCGCGGAGTTCCCCGTCATGCTCAAGCTGGGAGTGGAGGACGCCATTCCCGGGGGATTCAGGCTTGAAGAGGGCAGGGAGGCGGCGCGGATTCTCTCGGAAGCGGGATTCGATGCCATAGAGGTGAGCCAGGGGCTTATGAACAGCAGTCTCGGCTTTGAAGGAACGCCCCTTCGCCCCGATATCAGGAAGCCTGAGCAGGAGGCCTACTTCAGGAGCTGGAGCAGGGCTGTGAAAGCCGAAGTGAAGAAGCCGGTGATAGTAACGGGGGGGATATTCAGCATTGAGACGGTGGAGAGTGTCATCGGCTCAGGCGATGCAGATATGGTGAGCATGTGCAGGGCTTTGCTGCGGGAGCCCGGCCTGGTAGACCGCTGGAAGAGCGGCGATACGCACCGCGCCACCTGCATCTCATGCAACAAGTGCACCACGGAGCTCCTTTTGAAGGGCCAGCCCCTTGAGTGCTTCCTGGACCTGAAGAAAAGCCATGCATGA
- a CDS encoding LamG domain-containing protein codes for MTVKRLYFSCFILFLLLYPLCPAPAGAAEKARILFLPFNGNANDTCGGKHHGKVNGATLTTGHDGKPDSAYYFDGKSSIDVGALGPLSSFTVIFWVYPEAYENHRNVFTLGGLSEKNERFRAELHNNWQGQKFTAFFGTGHGEKQYKTIGVNDTWHLPLNKWSLVAMVHDSSTKENSLYINNQLIGTVTGEVKLPSPWLSLGVGYQKTPERYFKGRIDDFSVFSGVLSASQIESVAGAAVAYDNPQGTSAGTSAGTSTGTTTGTTTGTSAGSGTGQPPQNATPLVDSDNDKVYDNYETVFRTDKNNPDTDGDGIIDGEDLSPTVNPQEPTDWKDLQEIGMMRLTFPIKAYGLDGWVEEYLQSRSTGFALTFIGKYTNTGVKKSTMSKDKVKKAVNRVFGASDFTCYDLKNISPDDINVLDTKKTAEHVPNKSEYSHTYPANPVWGKIKEYRFYYDYVTDYWMASFKNKKKMKFPGEDSPYRYLLYSVKLKKNCENSIAMQFKSSTLADAVSTGAVTPVFTYSLYGSSNYDTPPLYEGTAAVLNEKGTVYSVNLRLPRESCTASPAYLKITPLSVTKGTGQAVCAPLPLSWDLTGITRTVVHSSDGKGNSTVQSEDMGSFSGLTIDVVDKSKFKNQPPSEDVRTEASWIGMLVKDPSLPGETTVTDEMITISSRGFESSGNTQAGVTLIIESSVLKTNKVSEITELPANHWARDPYYTPVMTWVNAWQGAASVVTNGLYAWKSYKEGDTIKTVYYGTRAGTAGVQTTAELVELIERTDGFSGSTGKLKCLASKKACMYIAIAAGVVEVGSNIVLYKTTSDPLSKDLYAENIMSSIADTELSVAAVYSPHALAFQATWTIEVEIYAAIFGENFAYKCAKTPGTALVFLAKYFCYGSVPTQMAEAEYKAVRTKLVDMLKNMYVLEQSKKLPYSCIFVDPDL; via the coding sequence GTGACAGTAAAAAGATTGTATTTCTCATGTTTCATTCTGTTTCTCCTCCTTTATCCTCTCTGCCCGGCACCTGCAGGAGCAGCAGAAAAAGCGAGGATTCTCTTTCTTCCCTTCAACGGCAATGCAAATGATACCTGCGGCGGCAAACACCACGGGAAGGTAAACGGCGCCACTCTCACCACCGGACACGATGGAAAGCCCGACAGCGCTTACTACTTTGACGGGAAATCCTCCATTGACGTGGGAGCGCTTGGCCCTCTCTCCTCATTCACCGTGATATTCTGGGTATACCCCGAGGCTTATGAGAATCACCGCAACGTCTTCACCCTGGGAGGCCTCTCTGAAAAGAACGAAAGGTTCAGGGCGGAGCTCCACAATAACTGGCAGGGCCAGAAATTCACCGCATTTTTCGGCACAGGCCACGGAGAAAAGCAGTATAAGACCATCGGGGTCAATGACACGTGGCATCTGCCTCTCAACAAGTGGAGCCTCGTGGCCATGGTCCATGACAGCAGCACAAAAGAGAACAGCCTCTATATCAACAACCAGCTCATCGGGACTGTCACCGGGGAGGTCAAGCTGCCGTCTCCATGGCTTTCCCTGGGAGTGGGCTACCAGAAGACGCCTGAGCGTTACTTCAAGGGCAGGATTGATGACTTTTCCGTGTTCAGCGGTGTCCTCAGCGCCTCGCAGATAGAGAGTGTCGCGGGAGCGGCCGTCGCCTACGACAATCCACAGGGAACATCTGCAGGGACTTCTGCCGGTACCTCCACAGGAACAACCACAGGAACAACCACAGGTACTTCCGCAGGATCGGGAACAGGGCAGCCGCCCCAAAATGCTACGCCTCTTGTTGACAGCGATAACGACAAAGTATATGACAACTACGAGACGGTCTTCCGGACCGATAAGAACAATCCAGACACCGACGGCGACGGCATCATCGACGGCGAGGACCTTTCCCCCACCGTCAATCCCCAGGAGCCCACCGACTGGAAGGACCTCCAGGAAATCGGCATGATGAGACTCACCTTTCCCATCAAGGCCTACGGCCTCGACGGCTGGGTGGAGGAGTACCTGCAGTCCCGCTCGACAGGATTCGCGCTGACCTTCATAGGGAAATACACCAACACCGGCGTGAAAAAAAGCACCATGTCAAAAGACAAGGTCAAGAAGGCGGTGAACAGGGTATTCGGCGCTTCCGATTTCACCTGTTATGACCTGAAGAATATCTCGCCCGATGACATAAACGTGCTGGACACCAAGAAAACCGCCGAGCATGTTCCGAATAAATCTGAGTACTCCCACACCTATCCTGCCAACCCCGTCTGGGGGAAGATCAAGGAATACCGTTTCTATTACGACTACGTGACGGATTACTGGATGGCCTCATTCAAGAACAAGAAAAAAATGAAGTTTCCCGGGGAGGATTCCCCCTATCGCTACCTGCTGTACTCCGTGAAGCTCAAGAAGAACTGCGAGAATTCCATCGCCATGCAGTTCAAATCTTCCACGCTTGCTGATGCGGTGAGCACCGGTGCCGTGACCCCGGTGTTCACCTATTCATTGTACGGCAGCAGCAATTATGATACGCCCCCCCTTTATGAAGGCACTGCGGCAGTGCTCAATGAAAAAGGAACCGTCTATTCTGTCAACCTGCGGCTCCCCCGTGAGAGCTGCACCGCCTCGCCGGCATACCTGAAAATCACCCCTCTCTCTGTCACAAAAGGAACAGGGCAGGCGGTCTGTGCCCCCCTGCCGCTCTCATGGGATCTCACCGGCATCACCAGGACTGTGGTCCATTCCAGTGACGGCAAAGGGAACAGCACTGTCCAGAGTGAGGACATGGGCTCTTTTTCCGGCCTCACCATCGACGTGGTTGACAAGTCGAAATTCAAGAACCAGCCGCCCTCAGAGGATGTCAGGACCGAGGCCTCCTGGATCGGCATGCTTGTCAAGGACCCCAGCCTCCCCGGGGAAACGACCGTTACCGATGAGATGATCACTATCTCCTCCCGGGGGTTCGAGAGCTCCGGGAATACTCAAGCGGGCGTCACCCTCATTATCGAGAGCTCAGTGCTCAAGACAAATAAAGTCAGTGAAATCACGGAGCTTCCAGCGAATCACTGGGCCCGCGACCCTTATTATACCCCTGTGATGACCTGGGTCAACGCATGGCAGGGCGCAGCTTCAGTGGTGACAAACGGGCTGTATGCATGGAAGTCCTATAAGGAGGGAGATACCATAAAAACAGTCTATTACGGCACAAGGGCAGGCACAGCAGGTGTGCAGACCACGGCCGAGCTCGTCGAGCTGATCGAGAGAACCGATGGATTCAGCGGCTCCACGGGGAAATTGAAGTGCCTTGCCTCAAAGAAAGCCTGCATGTATATCGCAATCGCTGCAGGTGTCGTAGAGGTGGGCAGTAACATAGTCCTTTACAAAACGACAAGTGATCCCCTCTCGAAGGATCTTTACGCGGAGAACATAATGAGCAGCATAGCCGATACAGAGCTCTCGGTGGCGGCAGTATATTCTCCCCACGCGCTGGCCTTCCAGGCGACCTGGACGATAGAGGTGGAGATCTATGCTGCCATTTTCGGCGAGAATTTCGCCTACAAGTGCGCAAAAACGCCGGGCACCGCCCTGGTATTCCTGGCAAAATATTTCTGTTACGGCTCTGTCCCCACGCAGATGGCAGAGGCGGAATATAAGGCGGTCCGCACAAAGCTTGTGGACATGCTGAAGAACATGTATGTCCTGGAACAGAGCAAAAAGCTTCCCTACTCATGCATCTTCGTGGACCCCGACCTGTAA
- a CDS encoding arylsulfatase gives MSELKTYKDGTPFTGVIGRTTEESSPAWPEPGRPPEGAPNIIFLVLDDVGFGQLSCFGGLVETPVIDSLAHHGLRYTNMHTTALCSPSRGCILTGRNHHSLGLASITETSTGYPGYNGILPFDKGMLSEMLLMKGYNTFCVGKWHLSPPEHQTPAGPYDRWPLGRGFERYYGFLGGDTNQWYPELVYDNHTVEQPSQPEEGYHLSIDLADRAIRFIKDAHMNAPEKPFFLYYAPGAGHAPHHVPKEWADKYKGRFDMGWDDYRTTVHMRQLEMGILPKGTELSAHDPDVPVWSALSADEKRLYARMMEVYAGFVSHCDHHFGRVMSFLEDIGEKDNTLVIVISDNGASSEGGPVGSVNEMFFFNNVAELLEDNLKMIDELGGVNVFNHYAWGWTNAGNTPFRRWKRETYRGGCTDPCIVSWPKVIKSRGELRPQYAHIIDFVPTVLEALGLEAPDSIRGVTQAPLDGVSFAHTFNNGAAPSRRHTQYFEMFGHRSLYHDGWRAVCPWPGPSFTEAAVKGRRFGSPITSTILNDIEAHDWELYHIDEDCSECHNVAAQHPDKLMEMVGRWWAEAGKYNVLPIDGDVFGRLNVERPTISVPRNRYVFYPDGSPVPFAAAPKTYNRPWTITADVDIPKGGAEGVLISQGGRTGGYTFYVKDQKLHFLYNYLGRDKFFVKSDEAVPEGTVELRYEFEPMGKADLAKGKGVPARSQLYINRKLVGSIDMPHSVPTMFGTEGLTCGYDGGDCVAPEIYSDAFPFTGNIKRVTLDLSGELIPDSAADLKVAMARQ, from the coding sequence ATGTCAGAACTCAAGACCTACAAAGATGGAACACCCTTCACCGGCGTCATCGGGCGCACCACCGAGGAGTCCTCGCCGGCCTGGCCGGAGCCCGGGCGCCCGCCGGAAGGCGCGCCCAACATCATCTTCCTCGTCCTGGACGACGTGGGCTTCGGGCAGCTCTCCTGCTTCGGCGGGCTGGTAGAGACGCCCGTGATAGACAGCCTGGCTCACCACGGCCTTCGCTACACCAACATGCACACAACGGCGCTCTGCTCGCCTTCACGCGGCTGCATCCTGACAGGGCGGAACCACCACTCGCTGGGGCTGGCCTCCATTACCGAGACATCGACAGGGTATCCAGGTTACAACGGTATCCTGCCCTTCGACAAGGGAATGCTCAGTGAGATGCTCCTGATGAAGGGTTACAATACCTTCTGCGTAGGGAAATGGCATCTGTCGCCCCCCGAGCACCAGACTCCGGCGGGACCCTACGACCGGTGGCCCCTCGGGCGCGGGTTCGAGCGTTACTACGGCTTCCTGGGCGGCGACACCAACCAGTGGTATCCTGAGCTCGTCTATGACAATCACACGGTTGAGCAGCCCTCGCAGCCGGAGGAGGGCTACCACCTGAGCATCGACTTGGCCGACAGGGCCATCAGGTTCATCAAGGATGCCCATATGAATGCCCCCGAGAAGCCCTTCTTCCTCTATTACGCGCCGGGTGCAGGGCACGCGCCTCACCATGTCCCGAAAGAGTGGGCCGATAAATACAAGGGCAGGTTCGATATGGGCTGGGACGACTACCGCACGACAGTCCACATGCGCCAGCTTGAGATGGGCATACTCCCGAAGGGCACGGAGCTGTCAGCGCACGATCCCGATGTGCCCGTGTGGAGCGCGCTGTCCGCCGACGAGAAGCGGCTCTATGCGCGGATGATGGAGGTTTACGCCGGCTTTGTCTCCCACTGTGACCATCATTTCGGGCGCGTGATGAGCTTCCTCGAAGATATCGGCGAGAAGGACAACACCCTGGTTATCGTCATATCCGACAACGGCGCCAGCTCTGAAGGCGGCCCCGTCGGCTCGGTCAACGAGATGTTCTTCTTCAACAACGTGGCGGAGCTCCTCGAGGACAATCTCAAAATGATCGACGAGCTGGGCGGAGTGAATGTATTCAACCACTATGCCTGGGGCTGGACGAATGCCGGCAACACGCCCTTCCGGCGCTGGAAGCGCGAGACCTACCGCGGCGGCTGCACCGACCCCTGCATAGTATCGTGGCCGAAGGTGATAAAGTCCCGCGGAGAGCTGCGCCCGCAGTACGCGCATATCATCGACTTCGTGCCCACGGTCCTGGAGGCCCTGGGCCTGGAGGCACCGGACAGTATCCGGGGAGTCACGCAGGCTCCCCTCGACGGGGTGAGCTTCGCCCATACTTTCAACAATGGCGCCGCGCCAAGCCGCCGCCACACGCAGTACTTCGAGATGTTCGGGCACCGCTCCCTCTATCATGACGGCTGGCGCGCCGTCTGCCCATGGCCCGGCCCCAGCTTTACAGAAGCCGCCGTGAAGGGGCGCAGGTTCGGCTCTCCCATCACCTCAACGATTCTCAACGATATCGAGGCACATGACTGGGAGCTCTATCATATCGATGAGGACTGTTCCGAATGCCACAACGTGGCAGCCCAGCATCCCGACAAGCTCATGGAGATGGTAGGCCGCTGGTGGGCCGAAGCGGGCAAGTACAATGTGCTGCCCATTGACGGGGATGTCTTCGGGCGCTTGAACGTGGAGCGTCCCACCATCTCCGTGCCAAGGAACAGGTATGTCTTTTATCCCGATGGATCACCGGTTCCCTTTGCCGCCGCGCCCAAGACCTACAACCGGCCCTGGACCATCACCGCTGACGTGGATATCCCGAAGGGCGGCGCGGAGGGGGTGCTGATCTCCCAGGGCGGCCGGACCGGCGGCTACACCTTCTATGTCAAGGACCAGAAGCTCCACTTCCTCTATAACTATCTCGGCCGCGACAAGTTCTTCGTGAAATCCGACGAGGCGGTTCCCGAGGGCACCGTGGAGCTCCGCTACGAGTTCGAGCCGATGGGAAAAGCCGACCTTGCGAAGGGAAAAGGGGTGCCGGCCCGAAGCCAGCTCTATATCAACAGGAAGCTTGTGGGCAGCATCGACATGCCGCACTCAGTCCCCACGATGTTCGGCACGGAGGGGCTGACATGCGGCTATGACGGCGGAGACTGCGTGGCGCCCGAGATATACAGCGATGCCTTCCCCTTCACCGGGAACATCAAGCGCGTCACTCTCGATCTTTCCGGCGAGCTGATCCCTGACTCGGCCGCAGATCTGAAGGTGGCGATGGCGCGCCAGTAA